One genomic window of Roseateles sp. DAIF2 includes the following:
- a CDS encoding GNAT family N-acetyltransferase, whose protein sequence is MRDIPLPTLPFSQLSAPLAPRRHEAVEPRAVVPATTKPRLDVRWARHEDEVREAQRLRYAIFVDEMGARLAPPQGAPAGHDIDAFDPFCEHLLVRAVEPGHHSGPVIGTYRVLTPAAAKRAGGLYSETEFDLTRLRALRPHMIELGRSCVHPDHRSGGAIMLLWGALAEFMQRNGLDTMIGCASISMRDGGHFAASLWKKLEQTHLAGIEHQVRPRLPLPVDDLRHDLAAEAPALIKGYLRCGAKVLGAPAWDPDFNTADLPLLMRIQELPARYRRHFIEQAA, encoded by the coding sequence ATGAGGGACATCCCCCTGCCCACGCTTCCCTTCTCGCAACTCTCCGCGCCGCTGGCGCCGCGGCGCCATGAGGCCGTCGAGCCGCGGGCGGTCGTACCGGCCACCACCAAGCCGCGCCTGGACGTGCGCTGGGCGCGCCATGAGGACGAGGTGCGCGAGGCCCAGCGCCTGCGCTACGCCATCTTCGTCGACGAGATGGGCGCCCGCCTGGCGCCGCCGCAGGGCGCGCCGGCCGGCCACGACATCGACGCCTTCGACCCCTTCTGCGAGCACCTGCTGGTGCGCGCCGTCGAGCCCGGCCACCACAGCGGCCCGGTGATCGGCACCTACCGGGTGCTGACGCCCGCCGCCGCCAAGCGCGCCGGCGGCCTGTACAGCGAGACCGAGTTCGACCTGACCCGACTGCGCGCGCTGCGCCCGCACATGATCGAACTGGGCCGCTCCTGCGTGCATCCGGACCATCGCTCGGGCGGCGCCATCATGCTGCTGTGGGGGGCGCTGGCCGAGTTCATGCAGCGCAACGGGCTGGACACGATGATCGGCTGCGCCAGCATCAGCATGCGCGACGGCGGCCATTTCGCGGCCAGCCTGTGGAAAAAACTGGAGCAGACCCATCTGGCCGGCATCGAGCACCAGGTGCGCCCGCGCCTGCCGCTGCCGGTGGATGACCTGCGCCACGACCTCGCGGCCGAGGCGCCGGCGCTGATCAAGGGCTATCTGCGCTGCGGCGCCAAGGTGCTGGGCGCGCCGGCCTGGGATCCGGACTTCAACACCGCCGACCTGCCGCTGCTGATGCGCATCCAGGAACTGCCGGCACGCTATCGCCGGCACTTCATCGAGCAGGCCGCCTGA
- a CDS encoding ATP-binding protein: MLTLYRASFRQLLLIGFLLIAGVLAATALGGLFTLDRLSAQSREAAERAGRLNATLQQLSERSVAMERSARQFLVLEDRALRQRFDEAAADAEKLLQQLQDQPLNAQQAQAWRELMGTIRTRLDQSAPARRRDQSLTGLFRELENLTQEIGDAVHRHTEARSLALQQQLEDGRVRLGRQVAGAIGLAALLSLAFGFWLTRPLRRLERAIEGLGENRFDRPVEIEGPSDLRSLGQRLDWLRLRLGELDADKARFLRHVSHELKTPLAALREGVALLEDGVAGALTPDQREIARILRDNTAELQRQIEDLLRFNAAAFEARRLQRRPTELAALIRGLIEAQRLQWQARQLHIELDGGPVLAEVDPDKLGTACANLLSNAIRFSPVGGGIRLHLAQQDGQVRIDIRDEGPGVAPADRARVFEPFYRGERQPADALRGTGVGLSIVQEYIAAHGGQIELLPTEPGAHFQIRLPHVSA; encoded by the coding sequence ATGCTGACGCTGTACCGCGCCTCCTTCCGGCAGCTGCTGCTGATCGGCTTCCTGCTGATCGCCGGCGTGCTGGCCGCCACCGCGCTGGGCGGCCTGTTCACCCTGGACCGCCTGAGCGCGCAGAGCCGCGAGGCCGCCGAGCGCGCCGGCCGCCTCAACGCCACCCTGCAGCAACTGAGCGAGCGCAGCGTCGCAATGGAACGCTCCGCGCGCCAGTTCCTGGTGCTGGAGGACCGCGCGCTGCGCCAGCGCTTCGACGAGGCCGCGGCCGACGCCGAGAAATTGCTGCAGCAATTGCAAGATCAGCCACTGAATGCACAGCAGGCCCAGGCCTGGCGCGAGCTGATGGGCACGATCCGCACCCGCCTGGACCAGAGCGCCCCGGCGCGCCGGCGCGACCAATCGCTGACCGGCCTGTTCCGCGAGCTGGAGAACCTGACCCAGGAGATCGGCGACGCGGTGCACCGCCACACCGAGGCGCGCAGCCTGGCCCTGCAGCAGCAGCTGGAGGACGGCCGCGTGCGCCTGGGCCGCCAGGTGGCCGGCGCGATCGGGCTGGCCGCGCTGCTCTCGCTGGCCTTCGGCTTCTGGCTGACGCGGCCGCTGCGCCGGCTCGAGCGCGCGATCGAGGGCCTGGGCGAGAACCGCTTCGACCGGCCGGTCGAGATCGAGGGCCCCAGCGACCTGCGCTCGCTGGGCCAGCGCCTGGACTGGCTGCGCCTGCGCCTGGGCGAGCTGGACGCCGACAAGGCGCGCTTCCTGCGCCATGTCTCGCATGAGCTGAAGACCCCGCTGGCCGCGCTGCGCGAGGGCGTCGCGCTGCTGGAAGATGGCGTGGCCGGCGCGCTGACGCCCGACCAGCGCGAGATCGCCCGCATCCTGCGCGACAACACCGCCGAGCTGCAGCGCCAGATCGAGGACCTCTTGCGCTTCAATGCCGCCGCCTTCGAGGCGCGCCGGCTGCAGCGCCGCCCCACCGAGCTGGCCGCGCTGATCCGCGGCCTGATCGAGGCGCAGCGCCTGCAATGGCAGGCACGCCAGTTGCACATCGAGCTCGATGGCGGCCCGGTGCTGGCCGAGGTGGATCCGGACAAGCTGGGTACGGCCTGCGCCAACCTGCTGTCCAATGCGATACGCTTCAGCCCCGTCGGCGGCGGTATCCGGCTGCACCTGGCGCAACAGGACGGCCAGGTGCGCATCGACATCCGGGACGAGGGCCCGGGCGTCGCGCCGGCCGACCGGGCCCGCGTGTTCGAGCCCTTCTACCGCGGCGAGCGCCAGCCGGCCGATGCCCTGCGCGGCACCGGCGTGGGGCTCTCCATCGTGCAGGAATACATTGCCGCGCATGGCGGGCAGATCGAGCTGCTGCCCACCGAGCCCGGCGCCCATTTTCAGATCCGCCTACCGCATGTCAGCGCCTGA
- a CDS encoding sigma 54-interacting transcriptional regulator, which produces MNGATATRLLLVDDDADLLKLLSMRLVAAGYQVSAVESAEAALAQLAVQRPALVISDVQLPGLDGLALFDAIRERDPALPVILLTAHGTIPDAVEATARGVYTYLTKPFDGRALLDTIAEALALTAPQAARTAAAPDEDWRAAIVSRSNAMAELLAEAKLVAASGASLLIRGESGSGKELLAQAIHKASPRAGKPFVAVNCGAIPESLLESELFGHVKGAFTGAVANHRGLFQAADGGTLFLDEIGDMPLPLQVKLLRVLQERLVRPVGASAAVPVDVRILSATHRDLDAAMAEGQFREDLYYRLNVVALQMPTLAQRREDIPLLAQHFLLRLAEKYDKRLNGFAPEALKALSTAAWPGNVRQLHNVVEQVSALATTPLIPLALVQRALRSPRVELLPYAEARRRFEHDYLVSLLKLTDGQVADAARLADRNRTEFYRLLQKHGLTPGLFRADGDAAEPPVAV; this is translated from the coding sequence ATGAACGGCGCGACGGCGACCCGACTGCTGCTGGTCGACGACGATGCCGACCTGCTGAAGCTGCTGTCGATGCGCCTGGTCGCGGCCGGCTACCAGGTCAGCGCGGTCGAGAGCGCCGAGGCCGCGCTGGCCCAGCTGGCGGTGCAACGCCCGGCCCTGGTGATCAGCGATGTGCAACTGCCCGGCCTGGACGGCCTGGCGCTGTTCGACGCGATCCGCGAGCGCGACCCAGCCCTGCCGGTGATCCTCTTGACCGCCCACGGCACCATCCCCGACGCGGTGGAAGCCACCGCGCGCGGCGTCTACACCTACCTGACCAAGCCCTTCGACGGGCGCGCGCTGCTCGACACGATCGCCGAGGCGCTGGCGCTGACCGCGCCGCAGGCCGCCCGCACCGCCGCCGCGCCGGACGAGGACTGGCGCGCCGCGATCGTCAGCCGCTCCAATGCGATGGCCGAGCTGCTGGCCGAGGCCAAGCTGGTCGCGGCCTCCGGGGCCAGCTTGCTGATCCGCGGCGAGAGCGGCAGCGGCAAAGAGTTGCTGGCCCAGGCCATCCACAAGGCCAGCCCGCGCGCCGGCAAGCCCTTTGTCGCGGTCAACTGCGGCGCGATCCCGGAGTCGCTGCTGGAGTCCGAGCTGTTCGGCCATGTGAAGGGCGCCTTCACCGGCGCGGTGGCCAATCACCGCGGCCTGTTCCAGGCCGCCGACGGCGGCACCCTGTTCCTGGACGAGATCGGCGACATGCCGCTGCCGCTGCAGGTCAAGCTGCTGCGCGTGCTGCAGGAGCGCCTGGTGCGCCCGGTCGGCGCCAGCGCCGCGGTGCCGGTGGACGTGCGCATCCTCTCCGCCACCCACCGCGACCTGGACGCGGCGATGGCCGAGGGTCAGTTCCGCGAGGACCTGTACTACCGGCTCAATGTGGTGGCGCTGCAGATGCCGACCCTGGCACAGCGCCGCGAGGACATCCCGCTGCTGGCCCAGCATTTCCTGCTGCGCCTGGCCGAGAAGTACGACAAGCGCCTGAACGGCTTCGCGCCGGAGGCGCTGAAGGCCCTGTCCACCGCCGCCTGGCCCGGCAATGTGCGCCAGCTGCACAACGTGGTGGAGCAGGTCAGCGCGCTGGCCACCACGCCGCTGATCCCGCTGGCCCTGGTGCAGCGCGCGCTACGCTCGCCCCGCGTGGAGCTGCTGCCCTATGCCGAGGCGCGCCGGCGCTTCGAGCATGACTACCTGGTCAGCCTGCTGAAGCTGACCGACGGTCAGGTGGCCGATGCCGCGCGCCTGGCCGACCGCAACCGCACCGAGTTCTACCGCCTGCTGCAAAAGCATGGCCTGACGCCGGGCCTGTTCCGCGCCGACGGCGACGCCGCCGAGCCCCCTGTCGCCGTCTGA
- a CDS encoding TlpA disulfide reductase family protein: MKPSRLLVPAVALALLAGGGLLAYQSLGQRETAPAFSYVLLDGAKAESAQWQGKVMLVNFWATSCTTCVAEMPEIVATHEKYKARGYDTLAVAMSYDPPAYVANFAASRKLPFGVAIDNTGAIAQKFGDIRLTPTTFLINKRGEIVKRYVGAPDFAALHGLVEQLLAES; the protein is encoded by the coding sequence ATGAAGCCGAGCCGACTCCTTGTTCCCGCCGTGGCCCTGGCCCTGTTGGCCGGCGGCGGTCTGCTGGCCTATCAGAGCCTGGGCCAGCGCGAGACCGCCCCCGCCTTCAGCTATGTGCTGCTGGACGGCGCCAAAGCCGAATCCGCGCAATGGCAGGGCAAGGTGATGCTGGTCAACTTCTGGGCCACCAGCTGCACCACCTGCGTGGCCGAGATGCCCGAGATCGTCGCCACGCACGAGAAGTACAAGGCGCGCGGCTACGACACCCTGGCCGTCGCGATGAGCTACGACCCGCCGGCCTATGTGGCCAACTTCGCGGCCAGCCGCAAGCTGCCCTTCGGCGTCGCGATCGACAACACCGGCGCGATCGCGCAGAAGTTCGGCGACATCCGCCTGACGCCGACCACCTTCCTGATCAACAAGCGCGGCGAGATCGTCAAGCGCTATGTCGGCGCGCCCGACTTCGCCGCGCTGCACGGCCTGGTCGAGCAGCTGCTGGCCGAAAGCTGA
- a CDS encoding alpha/beta fold hydrolase: protein MSDFVLVHGAWHGAWCWRRVLPGLWAAGHRAFAVSLSGVGERAHQLTPQVGLSTHIDDVAAVIEAEELQRCILVGHSYAGMVITGVAQRQAERIARLVYLDASLPQPGEAWSSAHTPETQAQRRATIARLGHLPASPPDVFGLQAEDAAWVARRMTPQPGGSYDEPLDFDAARIAALPRTFIDCTDPALPTIDRSRRRVRAEPGWQVLEIPTGHDAMVSAPDALLRQLLSLA, encoded by the coding sequence ATGAGTGATTTCGTTCTGGTGCATGGGGCCTGGCATGGCGCTTGGTGCTGGCGGCGCGTGCTGCCGGGCCTGTGGGCGGCCGGGCATCGCGCCTTCGCGGTCAGCCTGAGCGGCGTCGGCGAGCGCGCCCATCAGCTGACGCCGCAGGTGGGCCTGTCCACCCATATCGACGATGTCGCCGCGGTGATCGAGGCCGAGGAGCTGCAGCGCTGCATCCTGGTCGGCCACAGCTATGCCGGCATGGTGATCACCGGCGTGGCCCAGCGCCAGGCCGAGCGCATCGCCCGCCTGGTCTATCTGGACGCCTCCCTGCCGCAACCCGGCGAGGCCTGGAGCAGCGCGCATACGCCCGAAACCCAGGCGCAGCGTCGTGCGACCATCGCCCGCCTGGGCCATCTGCCGGCCTCGCCGCCGGATGTGTTCGGGCTGCAGGCCGAGGATGCCGCCTGGGTCGCGCGCCGCATGACGCCGCAGCCCGGCGGCTCCTACGACGAGCCGCTGGACTTCGACGCCGCGCGCATCGCCGCCCTGCCCCGCACCTTCATCGACTGCACCGACCCGGCCCTGCCGACCATCGATCGCTCGCGCCGTCGGGTGCGCGCCGAGCCCGGCTGGCAGGTGCTGGAGATCCCGACCGGCCACGACGCGATGGTCAGCGCGCCAGACGCACTGCTGCGCCAGCTGCTGAGCCTGGCGTGA
- the ptsP gene encoding phosphoenolpyruvate--protein phosphotransferase, which yields MSFQVFGIPVSRGVAIGRAVLVASSRVDVAHYFIGSDQVEAEIQRAVRARDEVAAELAALRDDLPEDAPHELAALLDVHLMLLHDEALTGATKQWIIERHYNAEWALSAQLEVLARQFDEMEDDYLRERKADLEQVVERILGALAREQGKAGVGATSVVQRDFAGEDPLLLVAADIAPADMMQFKRSVFHGFITDIGGKTSHTAIVARSMDIPAVVGTREASRLIRQDDWVIIDGDVGAVIVNPSPIVLEEYRFRQRQSELERARLARLRHTPAVTLDGEKVELQANIELPADAPAALEAGATGVGLFRSEFLFMNREGELPGEDEQFEAYRAAVEAMKGMPVTIRTIDIGADKPLDRMSASELRHEHVLNPAMGLRAIRWSLAEPSMFRQQLRAIYRASAYGKLRLLIPMVAHLSEIRQVREILKRVQQQLNEAGQAYTHVELGVMIEVPAAAVMLPLLLPHVDFISIGTNDLIQYTLAIDRADEAVAHLYDPWHPAVLQLIAGSIAQARQAGKAVSVCGEMAGDAVFTDLLLAMGLRNFSMHPSQIPSVKQRILRADAARLAALLPEVLSCDDPERKAELAFAPHRPGALLQ from the coding sequence ATGAGTTTTCAGGTCTTCGGCATTCCGGTATCGCGCGGCGTGGCCATCGGCCGGGCCGTGCTGGTCGCATCCAGCCGCGTCGACGTGGCGCATTACTTCATCGGCTCGGATCAGGTCGAGGCCGAGATCCAGCGCGCGGTGCGCGCGCGCGACGAGGTGGCGGCAGAGCTGGCCGCGCTGCGCGACGACCTGCCGGAGGATGCGCCGCACGAGCTGGCCGCGCTGCTGGACGTGCACCTGATGCTGCTGCACGACGAGGCGCTGACCGGCGCGACCAAGCAGTGGATCATCGAGCGGCACTACAACGCGGAATGGGCGCTGTCGGCCCAGCTCGAGGTGCTGGCGCGCCAGTTCGACGAGATGGAGGACGACTACCTGCGCGAACGCAAGGCCGATCTGGAGCAGGTGGTCGAGCGCATCCTCGGCGCGCTGGCGCGTGAGCAGGGCAAGGCGGGCGTCGGCGCGACCAGCGTGGTGCAGCGCGACTTCGCCGGCGAGGATCCGCTGCTGCTGGTGGCGGCCGACATCGCGCCGGCCGACATGATGCAGTTCAAGCGCAGCGTGTTCCACGGCTTCATCACCGACATCGGCGGCAAGACCTCGCACACCGCGATCGTCGCGCGCAGCATGGACATCCCGGCGGTGGTCGGCACGCGCGAGGCCTCGCGCCTGATCCGTCAGGATGACTGGGTGATCATCGACGGCGATGTCGGCGCGGTGATCGTCAATCCCTCGCCGATCGTGCTGGAGGAATACCGCTTCCGCCAGCGCCAGAGCGAGCTGGAGCGCGCGCGCCTGGCGCGGCTGCGCCACACGCCGGCGGTGACGCTGGACGGCGAGAAGGTCGAGCTGCAAGCCAATATCGAGTTGCCGGCCGATGCGCCGGCGGCGCTGGAGGCCGGCGCGACCGGCGTGGGCCTGTTCCGCAGCGAGTTCCTGTTCATGAACCGCGAGGGCGAACTGCCCGGCGAGGACGAGCAGTTCGAGGCCTATCGCGCGGCGGTCGAGGCGATGAAGGGCATGCCGGTGACGATCCGCACGATCGACATCGGCGCGGACAAGCCGCTGGACCGCATGAGCGCCAGCGAGCTGCGCCACGAGCATGTGCTGAACCCGGCGATGGGCCTGCGCGCGATCCGCTGGAGCCTGGCCGAGCCCAGCATGTTCCGCCAGCAGCTGCGCGCGATCTATCGCGCCAGCGCCTACGGCAAGCTGCGTCTGCTGATCCCGATGGTGGCCCATCTGTCGGAGATCCGTCAGGTGCGCGAGATCCTGAAGCGGGTGCAACAGCAGCTCAACGAGGCCGGCCAGGCCTATACCCATGTCGAGCTGGGCGTGATGATCGAGGTGCCGGCCGCCGCGGTGATGCTGCCGCTGCTGCTGCCGCATGTGGACTTCATCTCGATCGGCACCAACGATCTGATCCAGTACACGCTGGCGATCGACCGCGCCGACGAGGCTGTCGCGCATCTCTATGACCCCTGGCACCCGGCAGTGCTGCAGCTGATCGCGGGCTCGATCGCCCAGGCGCGTCAGGCCGGCAAGGCTGTCAGCGTCTGCGGCGAGATGGCGGGCGATGCGGTCTTCACCGATCTGCTGCTGGCGATGGGCTTGCGCAACTTCTCGATGCATCCCTCGCAGATCCCCTCGGTCAAGCAGCGCATCCTGCGCGCCGATGCCGCCCGCCTGGCGGCCCTGCTGCCCGAGGTGCTGAGCTGCGACGACCCGGAGCGCAAGGCCGAGTTGGCCTTCGCGCCGCACCGGCCCGGCGCGCTGCTGCAGTAA
- a CDS encoding glucan biosynthesis protein G, whose translation MPPFSSSPPTPRFAPALRRGLAGLAGLLLAQQALAFGFDEVAAQAARLAAKPYAAPADALPAELRNLSYDQLRDIRFKPERALWRQQQLPFELMFFHLGKFQTQAVRINEVSPQGAVRPIAFRQEDFDYGKNRFGAGRQQAWGDLGFAGFRAHYALNNAAYKDELVVFLGASYFRALGAGQHYGLSARGLAIDPTGDPARGSGEEFPRFTEFWIERPAPDAKALTIHALLDSPRASGAYQFVIHPGANSRMDVRARLFLRAPVRTLALAPLTSMYMFGENQPHRSDFRPEVHDSDGLMLATGEGEWIWRPLINPAATLTTSFATRSPKGFGLMQRDRAFANYEDTEARYEQRPSAWVEPVGDWGPGRVELMLLHTPDETNDNVVAYWVPERQPAPGQPLDFAYRLHLQGERQQRPPGAWVTQTRVGRGFAELAPDEQQYVVDFSGPALEALGADAPVEAVLSTDANGHITERNAYRNPVTGAWRMTVRVRQLRPSQPTELRGFLKHKEQALTETWSTILPSR comes from the coding sequence ATGCCCCCTTTTTCTTCATCCCCCCCCACTCCCCGGTTCGCGCCGGCGCTGCGCCGCGGCCTGGCCGGCCTGGCCGGGTTGCTGCTCGCGCAGCAGGCCCTGGCCTTCGGCTTCGACGAGGTCGCGGCCCAGGCCGCCAGGCTGGCCGCCAAGCCCTATGCCGCACCGGCCGATGCGCTGCCGGCCGAGCTCAGGAACCTGAGCTACGACCAGCTGCGCGACATCCGCTTCAAGCCCGAGCGCGCGCTGTGGCGCCAGCAACAACTGCCCTTCGAGCTGATGTTCTTCCACCTGGGCAAGTTCCAGACCCAGGCGGTGCGCATCAACGAGGTCTCGCCGCAGGGCGCGGTGCGCCCTATCGCGTTCCGCCAGGAGGACTTCGACTACGGCAAGAACCGCTTCGGCGCCGGCCGGCAGCAGGCCTGGGGCGATCTCGGCTTCGCCGGCTTTCGCGCCCATTACGCGCTGAACAACGCGGCCTACAAGGATGAGCTGGTGGTGTTCCTGGGCGCCAGCTACTTCCGCGCCCTGGGCGCCGGCCAGCATTACGGCCTGTCGGCGCGCGGCCTGGCGATCGACCCGACCGGCGACCCGGCACGCGGCAGCGGCGAGGAGTTCCCGCGCTTCACCGAGTTCTGGATCGAGCGCCCCGCGCCGGACGCCAAGGCCCTGACGATCCATGCGCTGCTCGACTCGCCGCGCGCCAGCGGCGCCTACCAGTTCGTGATCCACCCGGGCGCCAACAGCCGCATGGACGTGCGCGCCCGGCTGTTCCTGCGCGCGCCGGTGCGCACCCTGGCGCTGGCGCCGCTGACCAGCATGTACATGTTCGGCGAGAACCAGCCGCACCGCAGCGACTTCCGCCCCGAGGTGCATGACTCCGACGGCCTGATGCTGGCCACCGGCGAGGGCGAATGGATCTGGCGCCCGCTGATCAACCCGGCTGCCACCCTGACCACCTCCTTCGCGACCAGGAGCCCCAAGGGCTTCGGCCTGATGCAGCGCGACCGCGCCTTCGCCAACTACGAGGACACCGAGGCGCGCTACGAACAGCGCCCCAGCGCCTGGGTCGAGCCGGTCGGCGACTGGGGGCCGGGCCGCGTCGAGCTGATGCTGCTGCACACGCCCGACGAGACCAACGACAACGTGGTCGCCTACTGGGTGCCGGAGCGCCAGCCCGCGCCGGGCCAGCCGCTGGACTTCGCCTACCGGCTGCATCTGCAGGGCGAGCGTCAGCAGCGCCCGCCCGGCGCCTGGGTCACGCAGACCCGCGTCGGCCGCGGCTTCGCCGAGCTGGCGCCGGACGAGCAGCAGTACGTGGTCGATTTCAGCGGCCCCGCGCTGGAGGCGCTGGGGGCGGACGCGCCGGTCGAGGCGGTGCTCAGCACCGACGCCAACGGCCACATCACCGAACGCAATGCCTACCGCAACCCGGTCACCGGCGCCTGGCGCATGACGGTCCGGGTGCGCCAACTCCGCCCCTCGCAGCCGACCGAGCTGCGTGGTTTCCTGAAACACAAAGAGCAGGCCTTGACGGAAACATGGAGCACGATTCTTCCTTCCCGCTGA
- a CDS encoding HPr family phosphocarrier protein, with amino-acid sequence MLKTTLTISNKLGLHARASAKLTKLAGGFQCEVFMSRNGRRVNAKSIMGVMMLAAGLGSQVELETEGPDEQAAQEAITALVNDKFGEGQ; translated from the coding sequence ATGCTCAAGACCACGCTCACCATCAGCAACAAACTGGGCCTGCATGCCCGCGCCTCGGCCAAGCTGACCAAGCTGGCGGGCGGTTTTCAGTGTGAGGTGTTCATGAGCCGCAACGGCCGCCGGGTCAATGCCAAGAGCATCATGGGCGTGATGATGCTGGCGGCCGGCCTGGGTTCCCAGGTCGAGCTGGAGACCGAGGGCCCGGACGAGCAGGCCGCGCAGGAAGCGATCACCGCGCTGGTGAACGACAAGTTCGGCGAAGGACAGTAA
- a CDS encoding PTS sugar transporter subunit IIA, with protein MSGLLLIAHAPLASALKAVAEHTFPNCAPQLTVLDVTPEMSVEQVEARARALLAASGHTEFLVLTDVFGATPCNAAQRLLDAAGQVRVISGVNVPMLWRSLCYAAEPVASLAQRASEGGARGIMLGEPVPPAPSSSSSLPSPTS; from the coding sequence ATGTCCGGCTTGCTGCTGATCGCCCATGCTCCGCTGGCCTCCGCCCTGAAGGCGGTGGCGGAGCACACCTTCCCGAACTGCGCGCCCCAGCTGACGGTGCTGGACGTGACGCCGGAGATGTCGGTGGAGCAGGTGGAGGCGCGCGCCCGGGCCCTGCTGGCCGCGTCCGGCCATACGGAATTCCTGGTGCTGACCGATGTATTCGGCGCCACCCCCTGCAATGCGGCCCAGCGCCTGCTGGACGCCGCGGGCCAGGTGCGCGTGATCTCGGGCGTCAACGTCCCGATGTTGTGGCGCTCGCTCTGCTATGCGGCCGAGCCGGTCGCCAGCTTGGCGCAGCGAGCCAGCGAGGGCGGCGCGCGCGGCATCATGCTGGGCGAGCCGGTGCCGCCCGCCCCCTCTTCTTCCTCCTCCCTCCCCTCACCCACTTCCTGA
- a CDS encoding CaiB/BaiF CoA-transferase family protein: MSTSSSLPLPPGALAGVRVLDLSRVLAGPWCTQTLADLGADVIKIERPGSGDDTRAWGPPYLKDRAGGDSSEAAYYLGANRNKRSLAVDIARPEGQALIRRLAGQVDVLVENFKVGDLARYGLDAQSLLAAHPGLVICSITGFGQTGPYKDRAGYDYAVQGLGGLMSVTGERDDLPGGGPQKVGVAVADLFTGLYSTVAILAALRHRDATGQGQVIDMALLDTQVAMLANLGANYLCTGKAPGRMGNAHQNIVPYQAFEASDGHLILAVGNDGQFAKFAEIAGRPDWAADPRFARNADRVRHRALLVPEIIAAIKTRPRAEWLAQLEAAKVPCGAINDLGEVFADPQVQARGMTVAMEHPLSDALRLVASPMKLSATPVSYRLAPPLLGQHSDEILAEAGWSAAEIAALREQGAIQ, encoded by the coding sequence ATGTCGACCTCGTCATCCCTCCCCCTCCCGCCCGGCGCGCTGGCCGGCGTGCGCGTGCTGGACCTGTCGCGCGTGCTGGCCGGGCCCTGGTGCACCCAGACCCTGGCCGACCTCGGCGCCGACGTGATCAAGATCGAACGCCCCGGCAGCGGCGACGACACCCGCGCCTGGGGCCCGCCCTATCTGAAGGACCGCGCGGGCGGCGACAGCTCGGAGGCCGCCTATTACCTGGGCGCCAACCGCAACAAGCGCTCGCTGGCGGTCGACATCGCCCGGCCCGAGGGTCAGGCCTTGATACGCCGCCTGGCCGGCCAGGTCGACGTGCTGGTGGAGAACTTCAAGGTCGGCGACCTAGCCCGCTACGGCCTGGATGCGCAGAGCCTGCTGGCCGCGCATCCGGGCCTGGTGATCTGCTCGATCACCGGCTTCGGCCAGACCGGCCCCTACAAGGACCGGGCCGGCTACGACTACGCGGTGCAGGGCCTGGGTGGACTGATGAGCGTCACCGGCGAACGCGACGACCTGCCCGGCGGCGGCCCGCAGAAGGTCGGCGTCGCGGTGGCCGACCTGTTCACCGGCCTGTACTCGACGGTCGCGATCCTGGCCGCGCTGCGTCATCGCGACGCCACCGGCCAGGGCCAGGTGATCGACATGGCCTTGCTGGACACCCAGGTCGCGATGCTGGCCAATCTGGGCGCCAACTACCTGTGCACCGGCAAGGCGCCCGGCCGCATGGGCAATGCGCACCAGAACATCGTGCCCTACCAGGCCTTCGAGGCCAGCGACGGGCACCTGATCCTGGCGGTCGGCAACGACGGCCAGTTCGCCAAGTTCGCCGAGATCGCCGGCCGACCCGACTGGGCAGCCGACCCGCGCTTTGCCAGGAACGCCGACCGCGTGCGGCACCGCGCCCTGCTGGTGCCGGAGATCATCGCGGCGATCAAGACCCGACCCCGCGCGGAATGGCTGGCGCAGCTGGAGGCCGCCAAGGTGCCCTGCGGCGCGATCAACGACCTGGGCGAGGTGTTCGCCGACCCCCAGGTCCAGGCCCGCGGCATGACGGTGGCGATGGAACATCCGCTATCCGACGCGCTGCGCCTGGTGGCCAGCCCGATGAAGCTGTCGGCCACGCCGGTCAGCTACCGGCTGGCGCCGCCGCTGCTGGGCCAGCACAGCGACGAGATCCTGGCCGAGGCCGGGTGGTCCGCGGCCGAGATTGCCGCCTTGCGTGAACAGGGAGCTATTCAATGA